The proteins below come from a single Eucalyptus grandis isolate ANBG69807.140 chromosome 3, ASM1654582v1, whole genome shotgun sequence genomic window:
- the LOC120286163 gene encoding protein SUPPRESSOR OF npr1-1, CONSTITUTIVE 1-like: MPNIRFLKLFGCTLSGDFGDLFSELRWLTWYRCPKGMQANNFCPKNLLILDLTCSSIDEHWDGWTQLKVATRLRVLQMSACLKLSMVPDLSAFLFLETLILKECRKLVTLPNSIGMLNYLVELDVSDTCISELPDTIVDLRSLKVLKMNRSRMQKLPEAIVNLDKLEEIYGEGCVQLEMIPGDIVRLQFLKILKLTGTHVKYVPNLPQSLVSPCLSSTVLEKDPDISNLVSLRNLELCFPLTFRDLPSMVPDPPSLEGARVISSPYCKLELSIITSISSYLGCFHCLKELELKNCSNLRCIGQLPSTLGRLTVGSCDLLEVVDLSNLSKFKNLKDLEVWRCWNLVEIKGVDELESLESIYIKYCISLLRFPSQSNWKKMKKWHVDVLGRIWQE, translated from the exons ATGCCAAATATTAGATTTCTCAAATTGTTTGGTTGTACCCTCTCTGGAGACTTTGGGGATCTTTTTTCAGAATTGAGATGGCTTACTTGGTATCGATGTCCAAAAGGAATGCAGGCAAACAACTTTTGCCCAAAAAATCTACTCATCCTTGACCTAACGTGCAGCTCAATAGATGAACATTGGGATGGTTGGACTCAACTCAAG GTGGCTACAAGATTGAGAGTCCTTCAAATGTCAGCGTGCCTCAAGTTAAGCATGGTTCCTGACCTCTCAGCATTTTTATTCTTAGAAACATTAATTCTAAAGGAGTGTAGAAAGCTTGTGACACTTCCCAACTCAATTGGAATGCTAAATTATTTAGTTGAGTTGGATGTCTCAGACACATGCATTTCAGAGTTGCCAGATACCATTGTTGATCTAAGGAGTTTGAAGGTGTTGAAGATGAATAGAAGTCGCATGCAAAAATTACCTGAGGCAATTGTGAACTTGGATAAACTCGAGGAGATTTATGGGGAGGGTTGTGTGCAACTAGAGATGATTCCTGGTGATATTGTGAGACTACAATTCTTGAAGATTTTAAAATTAACAGGAACTCATGTGAAGTATGTACCAAATCTTCCACAGAGTTTGGTAAGTCCATGTCTGTCCTCAACAGTCTTAGAAAAAGATCCGGACATCTCCAACTTAGTGAGTTTAAGAAATCTGGAATTATGCTTTCCCTTAACATTCCGCGACCTTCCCTCTATGGTCCCTGACCCTCCCTCTCTAGAAGGAGCTCGAGTCATCTCCAGCCCATATTGTAAGTTGGAACTTTCAATTATCACCAGCATAAGCTCATATTTGGGTTGCTTTCACTGTCTAAAAGAACTCGAACTCAAGAACTGCAGCAACCTGCGCTGCATTGGACAGCTTCCCTCTACTTTGGGGAGACTTACGGTTGGCAGTTGCGATCTTCTTGAAGTTGTGGACCTTTCCAACTTATCTAAGTTTAAGAATCTCAAGGACCTTGAAGTATGGCGCTGTTGGAATCTGGTTGAGATTAAAGGTGTTGACGAGCTGGAATCACTGGAAAGTATTTACATCAAATACTGCATTTCTTTACTACGCTTTCCTAGTCAATCCAactggaag
- the LOC104455683 gene encoding toll/interleukin-1 receptor-like protein codes for MKRKWSPSLETGSTRHGSSGNKFEVFLSFRGPDTRTNFTDFLYHTLLDKGISVFIDNQGIDVGEEIGPEIFQAIDDSKICIPIFSKDYASSSWCLRELEHMMQHSKINKLEVLPIFYGVEPSDVKLETGVYKDALTSHKKERGVEIVQRWEEALKEVTKIKGWNTKNEGHGKLARLIAQKVLLKLKEPYVHVSDHLVGMDESVNEVVHLLNVESKDVRLIGIWGMGGIGKSTLAKVVYRKLSANFESQSFISNIREASNGSGLLNVQRQLISDIIGDIGVEVLG; via the exons ATGAAAAGAAAGTGGAGCCCTTCTCTGGAAACTGGGTCCACACGCCATGGCTCATCGGGAAATAAGTTCgaggtgttcttgagttttcgaGGACCAGATACTCGCACTAATTTCACGGATTTCCTCTATCATACCCTGCTTGATAAGGGTATCAGTGTTTTCATAGACAATCAGGGGATTGATGTTGGTGAAGAGATCGGTCCTGAGATTTTCCAAGCCATTGATGACTCAAAAATCTGCATTCCTATCTTCTCCAAAGATTACGCCTCCAGCAGTTGGTGCCTACGCGAGCTGGAACACATGATGCAGCATAGCAAAATCAACAAACTGGAGGTTTTGCCCATTTTCTATGGTGTGGAACCGTCTGACGTGAAGCTTGAAACCGGAGTGTATAAGGATGCACTAACTTCGCATAAAAAGGAACGTGGGGTTGAGATTGTGCAGCGCTGGGAGGAGGCGCTCAAGGAAGTTACTAAAATCAAGGGATGGAACACCAAGAATGAGGG CCACGGAAAACTTGCACGATTGATTGCTCAGAAAGTGTTGCTTAAGCTCAAGGAGCCTTATGTGCATGTATCTGATCATTTAGTTGGAATGGACGAATCAGTGAATGAAGTAGTACATTTGCTGAATGTCGAATCTAAGGACGTAAGGCTCATCGGAATTTGGGGGATGGGTGGAATAGGCAAGTCAACTCTTGCCAAGGTTGTTTACCGCAAGCTATCTGCTAACTTTGAGAGTCAGAGCTTCATTTCAAATATCCGAGAAGCATCAAATGGTTCTGGTCTGTTAAATGTGCAGAGGCAATTAATCTCTGATATCATTGGTGACATAGGAGTTGAAGTTCTGGGGTGA